The Methylomonas sp. UP202 DNA window TATTGGAACCGGTGGTTTTTCTTACGCTTTTTCGAGCGGTTCCAAGGACATCAACGCTGTCCTAAAAGCCGGCGCCACCAACAACAATATCAACGTCATCTCATCACCTTCGCTAATGGTTTTAAATAATCAGGAGGCTTCGATCAAGGTCGGCGATTCGGTTCCAATCTTGACGAGCACCACCACTTTCACGACCGGTACAGCTACCAGTAACAATATTCAAATGGTGGATACCGGCGTTAACCTCGCCGTTCGGCCAAGAGTCAACTCGGGCGGATTGGTGTTAATGGATATATTGCAAAGCGTCAATCAAGCCATCCCAACAACTGGTACGGGTGGGACCGGCACATCCACCATCAATTCGCCGACGATTCAAAAAAGAGAAATAGAAACCAGCGTGGTGGTGCAGAGTGGAGAAACTATCGTGTTGGGTGGCTTGATCAAAGAAAATAACGACTATAGCCGCTTCGGCGTACCGCTGCTGCATGAAATTCCATTAGTGGGTCCGCTATTTGGCAGCACTACCCGCAATAAGGATAAGACCGAATTAGTCGTACTTCTAACCCCTCGCGTGATGAAAAGTCGTATAGATGCTCAAGACGTCACACACGAATTTAGACGGAAACTATCGGGAATCTATAGGGAACCGGACACGATTAACATAGAAGTTGAAGAAGAAACCCAGTAGGAACTGGAGTTTGCTTTGCCCCTCTTAGCGCGCTTAAGCGGGGCAATGATATCAAGATTCAAATCGCTTCTATCAGCTTTTCAGAGCGGCATCATCAGAATGCGCTAATCTCGCCTGCTCGGCCTCCAACAGTTTGCGCTTGTCGCACTTCTCGGTGCAGATGCAATTGCCGGTACCGCCGCAAGAGCCTTTGATCGCGTGCCGACCGAATATCACGCCGATCGCCATGACCGCGATCACGACCAGCATAAACACGAAAGTTACTAAAAAATACGTCATGGATGTCCTCTAATTCAATATGACGGTTGAAAATACGTCTGATCGATAGATCGTCAAAAACAGAAATAGTTACAGTATCGGCCAAAATAGGTGTAGCGACTACGGCAATCGAAGCCGATTCATACTAAAACCTGATTCCCGCCAAAATCAACCATCGTCAAAAAAAAACGAGGAGAAATCCTAAGATCGCTCCTCGTTCCCGACCGGCAAAAAACCGATTTAGCCGCCGAAGTCGTCCAGGAAGATGTTTTCCCTGTCTACACCGTTAGCCAACAGCATGTTGATCACCGACGAGTTCATGATTGGAGGACCGCACATGTAGAACTCGCAGTCTTCCGGCGCCGGATGGTTCTTGATGAACTCCTCGAACAACACGTTGTGGATGAAGCCGGTGTAACCGGTCCATTCGTCTTCCGGCAACGGATCGGACAGAGCCACGTGCCATTGAAAGTTGTCGTTCTCGCGTTGCAACATGTCGAAATCTTCGACATAGAACATTTCCCGCTTGCTGCGCGCGCCATACCAGAACGTGATTTTGCGTTTGGATTTCAACCGACGCAACTGGTCGAAAATGTGCGAACGCATCGGTGCCATACCGGCACCGCCACCGATGAAGACCATTTCGGCATCGGTATCCTTGGCGAAAAATTCTCCGTAAGGACCTGAAACCCAAACTTGATCGCCCGGCTTCAAATTAAAGATGAAAGAAGACATGATGCCTGGCGGAATACCGTCCGGCGCGCCCGGCGGCGGCGTGGCGATCCGCACGTTCAACATAATCTCTTTTTCTTCTGGATAGGAAGCCATCGAGTAGGCCCGCAAAGTCGGCTCTTTTACGTCCGATACGTAGCGCCACAGATTGAATTTATCCCAATCCGGACGGTATTCCTCGGCGACATCCATATCGGCGTACTTGGACACGTGCGGCGGACATTCGATTTGAATGTAACCACCCGCGCGGTAATTGATCGCTTCGCCTTCCGGCAATTGCAATACCAACTCTTTAATAAACGTGGCGACGTTGTCGTTGGACTTGACGGTGCACAGCCATTTTTTGACGCCGAATACGCTGTCCTCGACTTCGACCGCCATATTGGTTTTCACCGCGACCTGGCACGCTAGACGCTCGCCGTGAGCGGCTTCGCGCTTGGTAATGTGCGACAGCTCGGTTGGCAGAATATCGCCGCCGCCGCTATGCACTTTCACCTTGCATTGGCCGCAAGAACCGCCGCCGCCGCAAGCGGATGAAACGAACAATTGGTTGTCGGACAGCGCATTCAACAATTTCGAACCGGCCGGCACGTGAATCTTCTTCTCGTTGTTGATCAGAATTTCCACATCCCCGGCGGCCACCAGTTTGCTTTTCGCGCCGATGATCATAAACACCAGCGCAATCACGATAGCCGTGAAGAAAATAACCCCTAATGCAATTTCTAGCATTACGATACCCTTACAATTGAATTCCAGAGAACGCCATAAAGCCCAAAGACATCAAGCCGGCGGTAATGAAGGTGATACCCAGGCCTTGCAGGGCCGCCGGCACGTCGCTGTATTTGAGCTTCTCGCGCACGCCAGCCATCAGGGTAATCGCCAATGCCCAACCGAAACCGGAACCGATACCGTAGGTCACACTCTCACCGAAGTTGTAGTCGCGCTCGATCATAAACAAGCTACCGGCCAAAATCGCGCAGTTCACGGTAATCAAAGGCAGGAAGATACCCAATGCGTTGTAAAGCGCAGGGAAGAACTTATCCAGCGTCATTTCCAGAATCTGCACGATCGCGGCGATCATGCCGATACAGCTGAGCAGACTCAAAAAACTCAAGTCCACGCCGGTAATCCCGATCCATGCCAGGGCATCTTCCTTCAACAAGGTTTGATAGATGAACTGATTCGCGGGTACGGTCAAGGTTTGTACCACCATAACCGCGATGCCCAGACCCATCGCCGTTGAGATCTTCTTGGACACCGCCAAGAAGGTACACATCCCCAGGAAGAACGATAACGCCAGGTTTTCGATGAAAACCGCTTTAACAAATAAGCTGATATAGGCTTCCATTAGTGATGCCCTCCTTCACCGTGAGCAATAGCCATAATTTTGAACTCGTTGTGTTCGACTTGTTTCGGTTTCCAGGTGCGGAAAGCCCAAATAATCAAACCGATCACGAAGAACGCGCTGGGCGGCAACAGCATCAAACCGTTCGGTACGTACCAACCGCCGTCTTTGACCAACGGTAATACTTCGATACCCAACAATTTGCCGGAACCCAGCGTTTCGCGAACCAAGGCGACCAGAATCAAAATCAAGCTGTAGCCGGCGCCGTTGCCGATACCGTCGATAAAGCTTTGCAGCGGCGGATTTTTCATCGCATACGCTTCGGCGCGGCCCATGACGATACAGTTGGTGATGATCAAACCGACGAACACCGACAGTTTTTTACTAACATCGAACGCGAAGGCTTTCAACAACTGATCGACCACGATCACCAGCGAAGCGATGATGATCATCTGCACGATGATACGGATGCTGCTCGGCGTGTGCTGGCGCACGGCGCTGATCGCCGCGCTGGAACACGCGGTAACCGAGGTCAAGGCCAACGCCATAATCAGCGAGGTCGACATTTGCGAGGTCACCGCCAGCGCCGAACAAACGCCGAGTACCTGCAAGGTAATCGGGTTGTTATCGACCAATGGTTCGAATAATACTTTTTTAGTTTCTTTGTCCATGACGACTCCTAACCGTTTGACTTGATTTTGTTCAGGTACGGCGCGAAACCTTCCGGTCCCATCCAGTACAGGATCAAATTGCTGACGCCGCGGCTGGTCAAGGTGGCGCCGGCCAGGCCGTCGACTTTGTTGACCGCATCCGGACGGCTGGTATCGACCGTGCCTTTAACCAAGGTCAAAGCCACTTCGCCGTTATCGCCGTAGACTTTCTTGCCTTTCCACAACGCCCGCCAGTTGGGGTTAACCACCTCGCCACCCAGACCCGGTGTTTCGCCTTGGTCGTAGAGGTTGATGCTTTGCACGGTTTGGCCGTCGGCTTCCAGCGCCAGAAATCCGTACATCGTGGACCACAAGCCGTAGCCGTTGATCGGCAGGATAATGGATTGCAATTTACCGGCGTCCTTCACCAAGAACACTTTGGCAACCTTAGCTTTCATCCGAATGCTGGCGATGTCTTTCTCGACCGGAATCACTTCGTTGGTTGCCGGGTCCTTGGCCGCCTTGCGTTGGTCGTATTCGTCAACGTCGCCGTCAACGTATTCGCCGGACGCCAGATCGACCAATTTGGCTTCGATTCTGTCCTTGAAGGCCGCATCGATGTTGGTATCGTTTTCCAACAAACCGGCGACATCTAGAATGTTTTTCTTCATGTCCAGGGCTTTGTTATGCGACTGCAACGGACGCAATGCGACAGTGGCCATAGACACCAACACCGCGCAGACCAAACACAGGGCCAACGCGACATTGATGGTTTTTTCCAAACTGTCGTTGCTCAGCGCTAGGATACGGTCGGCATAAACTCTGAACTGCTCGTAATATTTACAGAGCTGCTCGTTATACTTGCAGGTTTTTTTCTCGGCATTAAGCATGGCGTTTAATCCTTCTTCTGATATTCGCTTGGACGACAAAGTAATCAATCAACGGCGCAAACATGTTGGAGAAAAGAATTGCAAGCATCACGCCTTCCGGGAACGCCGGGTTTACGACCCGAATGATGACGATCATCACACCGATCAAGATGCCGTAAATCCAGCGGCCGGTATCGGTATTGGCGGCGGAAACGGGATCGGTGGCCATATAGACCGTACCGAACGCAAAACCGCCCAACACCATGTGCCAATACCAGGGAATCGCGAACATCGGATTGGTATTGCTGCCGACCACGTTCAGTAAAGTGGACATCGCGATCATGCCGATCAACACGCCCGCCATGATCCGGTAAGATGCGACGCGGGTGTATAGCAGGAAGGCCGCGCCCAACAAACAGGCCAAGGTCGAGGTTTCACCCATCGAACCGGGAATGAAGCCCAAGAAGGCTTGGAACCAGCCAAAACTGGCTTTGATCGCATCCAGACCGCCGGCGGAAGCCAGCGACAATGCGGTAGCGCCACTGTAACCGTCAACCGCGACCCAAACCGAGTCGCCGGAAATCGAAGCCGGATAGGCGAAGAACAGGAAGGCCCGGCCAGTCAAGGCTGGGTTAAGGAAGTTTTTACCGGTACCGCCGAACACCTCTTTGCCCAACACGATACCGAAGGAGATACCCAGCGCTACTTGCCACAAAGGCATGTCCGGCGGCAGAATCAACGTGTAAAGCATCGACGAAACCAGGAAGCCTTCGTTGACTTCGTGCTTGCGAACGGTGGCGAACAACACTTCCCAAACGCCGCCGACGGCCAGCGTGGTGAAATAGATCGGGAAGAAGTACAGCATGCCGTGCACCAGGCACGATAAGGGGTTGTACGGGTTGTAACCGAACAAGACCATAGGGAAGCGGCGCCAGTTGTCGATCGCCTCGACACCCATCACCTTCATCGCCAAATTAGCCTGATAACCGGTGTTGTACCACGCCATCAATATGCAGAACGCCGTGGCGATCACCACGAAGGTCATGGTCCGTTTCAGGTCGTTTCCGTCCCGGACGTGGGTTTTACCGCGCGTTACATCGGACGGCGTGTAGATAAAAGTATCCACCATCTCGTAGAGACCGTAGTACTTTTCGAACTTGCCGCCTTTTGTAAAATGCGGCTCTATGCTATCTAATAAGTCTCTAGCCGACATTTATCCTTCCTTCTCGATTTTAGTTAAATTAGCTCTAAGCACCGGCGCGAAATCGTGCTTACCGGGATCGACAAAGGTGAACAGGGAAACGTCTTCCTCATTCAACTCCAGACAACCTAAGGCTTGCGCGGTATCGGTGTCGCCGACCACAATGGCTTTCAGTAACGGCGTCGCCAAAATATCCATCGGCATTACGCTCTCGTAAACGCCGACCGGCACGATGGCCCGGTTACTGCCGTTCTTATCGGTTGTTAACGGAAACAAACGACCGTCTTTGCGATCCTTGCTGGACACATAAACGTTCATCGCCGAATATTTGTCCTTGCCAGCCACTATCCAGCCGAAGAATTCGCGATCGCGACCTTCTTTCAGTGCCGAAACTTGCAGACTGTAGGCGCTCAAATACGCCAACGCACCAGCGGCTTCGTGGCCATACAGCACCGAACCGGAAATCACGCGATTTTCAACGTCCTGCAATTCGCCGGCGACTAAGTCTTCCAGATTCGCACCGACACGGGTACGCACCAACCGCGGATTTTTAACGGTAGGTCCGGCTAGCGATACGACTCTTTCGACATTCAATTTGCCGGTCGTGAACAAGGCGCCGATCGCCATCACCGCTTGATAGTCGATATGCCAGACCGATTTATGACCGTTAACCGGATCGAGGAAGTGGATGTGAGTGCTGGGCAATCCGGCCGGATGCGGGCCGGCGAATTCCGCGACCTGAACCGCGCCGTTGCTTGGCACGTCCGCGCCGCTGGCTTTACACAAATAAGTCTTGCCGGCGGTCAGTTTGGCGATCACGGTCAAACCGTTCAGAAAGTCGGCCGCCCGGTCTTTAATCACCACGACCGGGTCCGCGGCCAAGGGCCGGGTGTCTATCGCGGTAACGAAGATAGCGCTCGGCGCGATGTCGGCGGCAGGAACTTTGCCGTAGGGGCGAGTCAGGAAAGAAGTCCAAAGGCCGGAAGCCAACAGATTTTCCTTGACTTGATCGGCGGACAAGCCGGCCAGCGCCGCCTCGTCATAACTGGCGAAGCTTTCTTGTTGATTGCCGCTCAGTTCGATCACTACCGACAATAACACCCGGCGATCGCCGCGATTGACGGCCTTGACCACGCCGGCTCCCGGCGAGGTAAAGTTGACGCTGGGGTTTTGCTTATCAACGAACAAAGCTTGACCCAACTTGACTTTATCCCCTTCGGCAACCAGCATTTTTGGCTTTAGGCCGACATAATCGCAGCCCAAAAGCGCTACCGACTTGATGCCGTTACCGTCACTTATTTTCTGTTCGGGTCCACCCGTAATGGGCAAGTCCAAACCTTTTTTTAATGTAAATTGCATAGTAGATACGCCTACTCTCCAGACAGATTGCAGCAAAAGCCCGCCGGAAAAAACTCCAACCCCACCGGGCACTTCAAGACATAAAACCGCGTCATTACATCACAACTTATCGGCTTTCTCAACGAGAAATCCTCAGTCGCGACGCCGCCTGCAGCCCAGGTTAACGTACAAACTAAGGCGTTTTTTGGCTTCAAATTTCGATGGTTTTATTGATATCGAATCCCTCAACGGTTTTACGCCCTAGATAGCCGCGGGTATTACTGAGGATGCGCGCGTCGGCGATACGATAGTCGCCCAAATTGTGAACATGGCCGTGAAACCAAGCCGTGATCTCGTACTCGTGAAACAAAGGTTTCAAATCGTTGCAATAGGCCAATCGCTTTAGAACTTTGGGCGAACCTATCCAGCTCCATTCGGTAGGCGCGTGATGCGTGACAACGACGGTTTTTCCGGCGTAGGGTTCGGCCAAACGCGCTTCCAGCCAGCTCTTGGCATCGGCATGCAAGGCCGAAAACTGATAGGGCGAGAACGCCTGATCCTCAAAGCTGATCCGGCGAAAATCGTTGAGGGTTTTCTGCAGCGCATTCGCTTTTTCGTCGCCTTCGGAAAACAGATCAGTCCAGAGCGTGCAGCCAATAAAGCGTACACCCTGGAACACAAACTGATCTTTTTCCAGAAAATGAATCTGGCTGCCCGCGCATTCC harbors:
- a CDS encoding NADH:ubiquinone reductase (Na(+)-transporting) subunit B produces the protein MSARDLLDSIEPHFTKGGKFEKYYGLYEMVDTFIYTPSDVTRGKTHVRDGNDLKRTMTFVVIATAFCILMAWYNTGYQANLAMKVMGVEAIDNWRRFPMVLFGYNPYNPLSCLVHGMLYFFPIYFTTLAVGGVWEVLFATVRKHEVNEGFLVSSMLYTLILPPDMPLWQVALGISFGIVLGKEVFGGTGKNFLNPALTGRAFLFFAYPASISGDSVWVAVDGYSGATALSLASAGGLDAIKASFGWFQAFLGFIPGSMGETSTLACLLGAAFLLYTRVASYRIMAGVLIGMIAMSTLLNVVGSNTNPMFAIPWYWHMVLGGFAFGTVYMATDPVSAANTDTGRWIYGILIGVMIVIIRVVNPAFPEGVMLAILFSNMFAPLIDYFVVQANIRRRIKRHA
- a CDS encoding metallophosphoesterase; this encodes MLINYFSDVHLEFGEQAAPETDADIIVAAGDIGVFDQGVAWLKALNKPVIYVAGNHEFYGYEYRQVLEMLRRECAGSQIHFLEKDQFVFQGVRFIGCTLWTDLFSEGDEKANALQKTLNDFRRISFEDQAFSPYQFSALHADAKSWLEARLAEPYAGKTVVVTHHAPTEWSWIGSPKVLKRLAYCNDLKPLFHEYEITAWFHGHVHNLGDYRIADARILSNTRGYLGRKTVEGFDINKTIEI
- the nqrF gene encoding NADH:ubiquinone reductase (Na(+)-transporting) subunit F: MLEIALGVIFFTAIVIALVFMIIGAKSKLVAAGDVEILINNEKKIHVPAGSKLLNALSDNQLFVSSACGGGGSCGQCKVKVHSGGGDILPTELSHITKREAAHGERLACQVAVKTNMAVEVEDSVFGVKKWLCTVKSNDNVATFIKELVLQLPEGEAINYRAGGYIQIECPPHVSKYADMDVAEEYRPDWDKFNLWRYVSDVKEPTLRAYSMASYPEEKEIMLNVRIATPPPGAPDGIPPGIMSSFIFNLKPGDQVWVSGPYGEFFAKDTDAEMVFIGGGAGMAPMRSHIFDQLRRLKSKRKITFWYGARSKREMFYVEDFDMLQRENDNFQWHVALSDPLPEDEWTGYTGFIHNVLFEEFIKNHPAPEDCEFYMCGPPIMNSSVINMLLANGVDRENIFLDDFGG
- a CDS encoding NADH:ubiquinone reductase (Na(+)-transporting) subunit D; its protein translation is MDKETKKVLFEPLVDNNPITLQVLGVCSALAVTSQMSTSLIMALALTSVTACSSAAISAVRQHTPSSIRIIVQMIIIASLVIVVDQLLKAFAFDVSKKLSVFVGLIITNCIVMGRAEAYAMKNPPLQSFIDGIGNGAGYSLILILVALVRETLGSGKLLGIEVLPLVKDGGWYVPNGLMLLPPSAFFVIGLIIWAFRTWKPKQVEHNEFKIMAIAHGEGGHH
- the nqrM gene encoding (Na+)-NQR maturation NqrM produces the protein MTYFLVTFVFMLVVIAVMAIGVIFGRHAIKGSCGGTGNCICTEKCDKRKLLEAEQARLAHSDDAALKS
- a CDS encoding Na(+)-translocating NADH-quinone reductase subunit A yields the protein MQFTLKKGLDLPITGGPEQKISDGNGIKSVALLGCDYVGLKPKMLVAEGDKVKLGQALFVDKQNPSVNFTSPGAGVVKAVNRGDRRVLLSVVIELSGNQQESFASYDEAALAGLSADQVKENLLASGLWTSFLTRPYGKVPAADIAPSAIFVTAIDTRPLAADPVVVIKDRAADFLNGLTVIAKLTAGKTYLCKASGADVPSNGAVQVAEFAGPHPAGLPSTHIHFLDPVNGHKSVWHIDYQAVMAIGALFTTGKLNVERVVSLAGPTVKNPRLVRTRVGANLEDLVAGELQDVENRVISGSVLYGHEAAGALAYLSAYSLQVSALKEGRDREFFGWIVAGKDKYSAMNVYVSSKDRKDGRLFPLTTDKNGSNRAIVPVGVYESVMPMDILATPLLKAIVVGDTDTAQALGCLELNEEDVSLFTFVDPGKHDFAPVLRANLTKIEKEG
- the nqrE gene encoding NADH:ubiquinone reductase (Na(+)-transporting) subunit E, with the protein product MEAYISLFVKAVFIENLALSFFLGMCTFLAVSKKISTAMGLGIAVMVVQTLTVPANQFIYQTLLKEDALAWIGITGVDLSFLSLLSCIGMIAAIVQILEMTLDKFFPALYNALGIFLPLITVNCAILAGSLFMIERDYNFGESVTYGIGSGFGWALAITLMAGVREKLKYSDVPAALQGLGITFITAGLMSLGFMAFSGIQL
- a CDS encoding Na(+)-translocating NADH-quinone reductase subunit C, with translation MLNAEKKTCKYNEQLCKYYEQFRVYADRILALSNDSLEKTINVALALCLVCAVLVSMATVALRPLQSHNKALDMKKNILDVAGLLENDTNIDAAFKDRIEAKLVDLASGEYVDGDVDEYDQRKAAKDPATNEVIPVEKDIASIRMKAKVAKVFLVKDAGKLQSIILPINGYGLWSTMYGFLALEADGQTVQSINLYDQGETPGLGGEVVNPNWRALWKGKKVYGDNGEVALTLVKGTVDTSRPDAVNKVDGLAGATLTSRGVSNLILYWMGPEGFAPYLNKIKSNG